The Amblyomma americanum isolate KBUSLIRL-KWMA chromosome 6, ASM5285725v1, whole genome shotgun sequence genome has a window encoding:
- the LOC144094120 gene encoding uncharacterized protein LOC144094120 isoform X2, protein MNRMAAVVPAILRARKSSQARDPTHRPPFAALTSVLCCQRPASIGPCVLPAFGCVIPPDPFMLKTKCHMEVVQATKLRVIFARDLEQAGKLVDGQWYSLTKTKTIFLGSWAMYLGTCGQDNAGQHASASSKKKHETVNKY, encoded by the exons atgaatcgcatggccg ctgtggtgccggcgattctccgagctcggaaatcttcccaggcacgggatcctacccacagacctcccttcgccgcactcacgagtgttctttg ttgccagcggccagcatctattgggccatgcgtgcttcctgccttcggctgtgtcatccctcctgatccgttcatg ctaaagaccaagtgtcacatggaagttgtgcaagccaccaagttgcgtgtgatttttgccagggacctggagcaggctgggaaattagtggatggtcagtggtattcactca ccaagacaaaaaccatttttcttggctcatgggcgatgtatctaggaacctgcggccaggacaacgctggacagcatgcatcagcaagctcgaaaaaaaagcacgaaacagtaaataaatattga
- the LOC144094120 gene encoding uncharacterized protein LOC144094120 isoform X1: MNRMAAVVPAILRARKSSQARDPTHRPPFAALTSVLCCQRPASIGPCVLPAFGCVIPPDPFMLKTKCHMEVVQATKLRVIFARDLEQAGKLVDGQWYSLSKASFFSKTKTIFLGSWAMYLGTCGQDNAGQHASASSKKKHETVNKY, translated from the exons atgaatcgcatggccg ctgtggtgccggcgattctccgagctcggaaatcttcccaggcacgggatcctacccacagacctcccttcgccgcactcacgagtgttctttg ttgccagcggccagcatctattgggccatgcgtgcttcctgccttcggctgtgtcatccctcctgatccgttcatg ctaaagaccaagtgtcacatggaagttgtgcaagccaccaagttgcgtgtgatttttgccagggacctggagcaggctgggaaattagtggatggtcagtggtattcactcagtaaggcaagctttttct ccaagacaaaaaccatttttcttggctcatgggcgatgtatctaggaacctgcggccaggacaacgctggacagcatgcatcagcaagctcgaaaaaaaagcacgaaacagtaaataaatattga